One region of Priestia megaterium genomic DNA includes:
- a CDS encoding aldehyde dehydrogenase family protein, which translates to MDRTAVKTLALNMYINGEWRKAEKQRPTVNPATGEVIGYAAEGSAEDMKAAIEAAREAFDSGIWSETSASERAAILFKIADKLEEAKEELAALETIDNGKPYREAEADVEDAAACFRYYAGLITKPDGQTYSVPAPMQAMVIKEPMGVCGLIVPWNYPLLMSVWKIAPALAAGNTIVFKPSEVTPVTPTKLFEILESVGLPKGVANLVMGAGDTVGNTLIQDKRVDKISFTGGTVTGKHIMRQAAENVTKVSLELGGKSPNIIFADADFETAVDYALFGIFAGSGQICAAGSRILVEESIAERFIERFAERAQKIKVGNGMDQEIEMGPLVSEEHMKKVLKYIEIGKQEGARLVCGGNRITSSGLEKGFFVEPTVFSNVTSNMKIVQDEIFGPVVVIQTFKDEKEAIKLANDTEYGLAGSVFTNDGAKALRVIKKLRAGITWVNTYHFTFNEAPWGGYKQSGIGRGLGTFGLEEFQEVKQININLQVEPIGWFKN; encoded by the coding sequence ATGGATCGTACAGCCGTTAAAACTTTAGCTTTGAATATGTACATAAACGGAGAGTGGAGAAAAGCAGAGAAGCAGCGTCCAACTGTTAACCCAGCGACAGGTGAAGTAATTGGATATGCTGCAGAAGGCAGCGCAGAAGATATGAAAGCAGCAATTGAAGCTGCACGGGAAGCCTTTGACAGCGGAATTTGGTCTGAGACTTCTGCATCTGAAAGAGCAGCTATCTTATTTAAAATTGCCGATAAGCTTGAAGAAGCGAAAGAGGAATTAGCAGCGCTAGAAACAATAGATAATGGAAAGCCCTATCGCGAAGCTGAGGCTGATGTGGAAGATGCAGCTGCTTGTTTTAGATATTACGCTGGATTAATTACAAAGCCAGACGGTCAAACGTACAGTGTTCCTGCACCTATGCAAGCAATGGTTATAAAAGAACCAATGGGGGTGTGCGGACTGATTGTACCTTGGAATTATCCGCTCTTGATGAGCGTGTGGAAAATTGCACCTGCTTTAGCTGCAGGAAATACGATTGTATTTAAACCTTCTGAAGTGACACCAGTTACTCCTACAAAACTTTTTGAGATTTTAGAAAGCGTAGGATTGCCAAAAGGAGTAGCAAACCTTGTTATGGGAGCCGGAGATACTGTGGGAAATACGCTTATTCAAGATAAGCGTGTTGATAAGATTTCTTTTACAGGCGGAACGGTAACTGGAAAACACATTATGCGTCAAGCAGCAGAAAATGTAACGAAAGTCTCTTTAGAACTTGGAGGAAAGTCACCGAACATTATATTTGCTGACGCTGATTTTGAAACAGCTGTAGATTATGCCTTGTTTGGAATTTTTGCAGGGAGCGGCCAAATTTGCGCTGCAGGTTCTCGTATTTTAGTAGAAGAAAGCATTGCTGAGCGATTTATCGAACGTTTTGCAGAGCGTGCTCAAAAAATTAAAGTAGGAAATGGAATGGATCAAGAGATTGAAATGGGCCCTCTTGTAAGTGAAGAACATATGAAAAAAGTATTAAAGTACATCGAAATTGGAAAGCAAGAAGGCGCTCGCCTTGTATGCGGAGGCAATCGAATCACCAGCAGTGGGTTGGAAAAAGGTTTTTTTGTAGAACCTACGGTTTTTAGTAACGTTACGTCAAATATGAAAATTGTGCAAGATGAAATCTTTGGGCCTGTTGTCGTTATTCAAACGTTTAAAGATGAAAAAGAAGCTATTAAGCTTGCAAATGATACGGAATATGGTTTAGCAGGCAGCGTGTTTACAAACGACGGTGCAAAAGCTCTTCGAGTGATTAAAAAGCTGCGTGCGGGTATCACTTGGGTAAACACGTATCATTTTACGTTTAATGAAGCGCCTTGGGGCGGATATAAGCAGAGCGGAATTGGCCGAGGGCTAGGAACGTTTGGTTTGGAAGAATTTCAAGAAGTAAAACAAATTAATATTAATTTACAAGTAGAGCCAATCGGCTGGTTTAAAAATTAA
- a CDS encoding putrescine aminotransferase — protein sequence MNTVTKNQEVNKAYGEVNEYINKVLGLIEKSEVSAEEAQWITKETVDGFREHVNPGFLEYRKTVTVDTQFAAVEWSDEGSCFTDVNGKKYIDCLGGFGIYNVGHRHPKVVKAVQDQLQRQALHSQDLLDPLRAMLAKILADITPGDLKYSFFTNSGTESVEAALKLAKMYSDRTTFISTTRSFHGKSLGSLSGTAKGMFRKPFLPLIPGFRHVPFGDIDMMRKTFETCALVGEDVAAVLLEPIQGEGGIILPPENYLKEVRALCDEYDAILIFDEVQTGMGRTGEMFASELYDVVPDILCLAKAFGGGVMPAGAVVAKEKVFSSFFDNPFMHTTTFGGNPLACAAAIATINVLIEEQLPNRAKELGEYFLAGLKKAAEKHGDKVLEIRGQGLMIGIEFHQDEIGYALSKGMFDEGILVAGTLVNSKTIRIEPPLTISAEEVDQVISTFEKVLNELSNQ from the coding sequence ATGAATACAGTGACGAAAAATCAAGAGGTAAACAAAGCATACGGTGAAGTAAACGAATATATCAACAAAGTGCTGGGACTTATTGAAAAAAGTGAAGTATCAGCTGAAGAAGCACAGTGGATTACGAAAGAAACAGTAGACGGATTTCGCGAGCATGTCAACCCAGGCTTTTTAGAATATCGTAAAACGGTAACGGTGGATACGCAGTTTGCAGCTGTTGAATGGTCAGATGAAGGTTCTTGTTTTACTGATGTAAACGGTAAAAAATACATTGATTGTTTGGGCGGATTTGGAATTTATAACGTGGGGCACCGTCATCCTAAAGTAGTCAAAGCTGTTCAAGATCAGCTTCAGCGTCAAGCGCTCCATAGCCAAGACTTATTAGATCCACTTCGTGCGATGCTTGCGAAAATTTTAGCAGATATTACACCGGGGGATTTGAAGTATTCCTTTTTCACAAACAGCGGAACAGAAAGCGTAGAAGCCGCTTTAAAACTAGCGAAAATGTATAGTGATCGAACAACGTTTATTTCCACAACACGTTCTTTTCATGGAAAAAGTCTAGGTTCTTTATCAGGTACGGCAAAAGGAATGTTCCGTAAACCATTTCTGCCGTTAATTCCAGGTTTCCGTCACGTGCCGTTTGGTGATATTGACATGATGCGCAAAACATTTGAAACGTGCGCGCTTGTAGGGGAAGATGTGGCAGCTGTTTTATTAGAACCAATTCAAGGAGAGGGCGGCATTATTCTTCCTCCTGAAAATTATTTAAAAGAAGTGCGTGCACTGTGTGATGAGTACGACGCTATCTTAATTTTTGATGAAGTTCAAACAGGTATGGGACGTACCGGTGAAATGTTTGCATCAGAACTATATGATGTTGTACCCGATATTTTATGTCTTGCTAAAGCGTTTGGAGGAGGAGTTATGCCTGCTGGGGCAGTCGTAGCAAAAGAAAAAGTGTTTTCAAGCTTCTTTGATAATCCGTTTATGCACACAACAACGTTTGGAGGCAACCCGCTTGCCTGCGCAGCGGCTATTGCAACTATTAACGTGTTGATTGAAGAACAGCTGCCAAACCGCGCGAAAGAGCTAGGGGAATACTTCCTTGCTGGTTTAAAGAAAGCTGCTGAAAAACATGGAGATAAAGTACTTGAAATCAGAGGGCAAGGTTTAATGATTGGAATTGAATTTCACCAAGATGAAATTGGCTACGCGCTTTCTAAAGGTATGTTTGATGAAGGAATTCTAGTAGCTGGGACGCTTGTAAACTCTAAAACAATTCGTATTGAGCCACCGTTGACTATTTCAGCGGAAGAAGTAGATCAAGTCATTTCTACATTTGAAAAAGTATTAAATGAGCTAAGTAACCAATAA
- the speB gene encoding agmatinase, with protein sequence MKYPLSPDVKPEFCTTGSFMRLPAERGNAKVGLVGMPFDTAASFRVGARFAPQAIRQASMTLFPYHPVHDVYPFDDTNAIDIGDVPVIPHNIHRSYELMEEAVGALMDRGIVPIGIGGDHSVTLASLRAAAKRYGPVAMIHFDSHTDTWDTYYDEKYWHGSPFIRAYEEGLVDPNKVFQIGIRGTLNHPGDVQESKDLGYHVVTAGELEHQGFSLILEQMKTAIGDTPCFLTFDIDFVDPSCAPGTGTLEVGGFSSRETLQMIRSLTGFNYVGFDLVEVLPSYDPTQITSLLAATIIHDFASLVAVKTKRKSLDTTIE encoded by the coding sequence ATGAAATATCCATTGTCCCCAGATGTCAAACCAGAATTTTGTACAACAGGCTCATTTATGAGGCTTCCAGCGGAAAGAGGAAATGCAAAAGTAGGGCTAGTAGGGATGCCGTTTGATACGGCGGCATCTTTCAGAGTAGGTGCGCGTTTTGCACCTCAAGCCATTCGGCAAGCTTCCATGACGCTGTTTCCTTATCACCCGGTACACGACGTATACCCATTTGATGATACAAATGCCATTGATATTGGTGATGTGCCGGTTATTCCGCACAATATTCACAGAAGCTATGAATTGATGGAAGAAGCGGTAGGAGCTCTTATGGATAGAGGAATCGTTCCTATTGGAATCGGAGGAGATCATTCCGTTACTTTAGCAAGCCTTCGTGCTGCTGCTAAAAGATATGGCCCAGTGGCTATGATTCATTTTGATTCTCATACAGATACGTGGGATACGTATTATGATGAAAAATATTGGCACGGATCTCCTTTTATACGCGCATATGAAGAAGGGCTAGTAGATCCGAACAAAGTTTTTCAAATTGGTATTCGCGGAACATTAAATCATCCGGGAGATGTTCAAGAAAGCAAAGATCTCGGTTACCATGTAGTAACGGCAGGAGAGCTTGAACATCAAGGGTTTTCATTGATTTTGGAGCAAATGAAGACAGCGATTGGAGATACCCCGTGCTTTTTAACATTTGATATTGATTTTGTTGACCCTTCGTGTGCACCGGGAACGGGAACGCTTGAAGTAGGCGGATTCAGCAGCAGAGAAACGCTGCAAATGATCCGTTCTCTAACGGGATTTAACTATGTTGGATTCGACTTGGTAGAAGTGCTGCCTTCTTATGATCCAACGCAGATAACCTCTTTGCTTGCAGCTACAATCATTCATGATTTTGCTAGTTTAGTTGCAGTGAAAACGAAAAGAAAGTCATTGGATACGACGATTGAATAA
- a CDS encoding quaternary amine ABC transporter ATP-binding protein encodes MEHVKLKVQNITKVFGKNPSKAIDLLQKGKTKKEILEETGMTIGVNQANFEIKSGEIFVIMGLSGSGKSTLVRMFNRLVEPTSGSLILDGDDVVKMNKEELRDMRRKKMSMVFQNFALFPHRTVLDNTEYGLEVQGTPKAEREKKAKEALELVGLKGYENQYPGELSGGMQQRVGLARALANDPDILLMDEAFSALDPLIRKDMQDFLLELQEKMERTIIFITHDLDEALRIGDRIVLMKDGSVVQVGTPEEIMTNPANDYVERFVEDVNVAKVYTAESVMNRAESITVDRGPRVALKIMQEAGYSSIYVVDKKKTLLGVVTADDISRAIKQDKLTADVLDTDIPTVTTDTLLENLYDKMVISRFPLPVVDENHRLRGIIKKERVIEALAGTDSNEVNVNE; translated from the coding sequence ATGGAACACGTAAAATTAAAAGTACAAAATATAACCAAAGTGTTTGGTAAGAATCCGTCAAAAGCGATTGATTTACTTCAAAAAGGAAAAACAAAAAAAGAAATTCTAGAAGAAACAGGAATGACAATTGGAGTTAATCAAGCAAACTTCGAAATCAAATCCGGTGAAATCTTCGTCATTATGGGCCTGTCTGGAAGCGGTAAATCCACTTTAGTTCGCATGTTTAACCGCCTTGTTGAACCAACATCTGGATCTCTTATTTTAGACGGTGACGATGTAGTAAAAATGAACAAAGAGGAACTTCGCGACATGCGCCGAAAAAAAATGAGCATGGTTTTCCAAAACTTTGCTTTATTCCCTCACCGTACGGTTCTTGATAACACAGAATACGGATTAGAAGTTCAAGGTACACCAAAAGCCGAACGCGAAAAGAAAGCAAAAGAAGCGCTTGAATTAGTAGGTTTAAAAGGATACGAAAATCAATATCCCGGTGAACTGAGCGGCGGTATGCAGCAGCGCGTCGGACTAGCTCGAGCACTTGCCAATGACCCTGACATTTTATTAATGGATGAGGCATTCAGTGCACTAGATCCGCTTATTCGTAAAGACATGCAAGATTTTTTGCTGGAGCTTCAAGAAAAAATGGAGCGAACAATCATTTTTATTACCCATGATCTTGATGAAGCTCTTCGAATCGGAGATCGCATCGTTTTAATGAAAGACGGCAGTGTTGTTCAAGTAGGAACACCTGAAGAAATTATGACAAACCCTGCCAATGATTATGTAGAGCGCTTTGTCGAAGACGTTAATGTAGCTAAAGTATACACAGCTGAAAGCGTGATGAATCGTGCCGAATCCATTACCGTAGACCGTGGTCCGCGCGTGGCTCTTAAAATTATGCAAGAAGCTGGTTATTCAAGCATCTACGTCGTAGACAAGAAAAAAACTCTTCTAGGAGTTGTAACGGCAGATGATATCAGCCGCGCCATTAAACAAGATAAACTGACAGCAGACGTATTAGATACGGATATTCCGACTGTTACGACAGATACGCTACTAGAAAACTTGTACGACAAAATGGTTATCAGCCGTTTCCCGCTACCGGTTGTAGATGAAAACCATCGTCTGCGCGGCATCATTAAAAAAGAGCGAGTGATTGAAGCACTTGCCGGTACTGATAGTAATGAGGTGAACGTAAATGAATAG
- a CDS encoding glycine betaine ABC transporter substrate-binding protein, producing the protein MKKLFLISMICFLLVITSACGNGNGAFKDKKTITIGMNNYTENIAYTYVWKQILEDRGYKVRTVFLEKAGVWVGTANNDIDISFAPWLPTTDAPFYKKYKDQVNIEDPWLKNARLGFAVPAYMKDVNTTEDLAKVASDVDNKVIGIDPGSSINGLAEQALKDYNLKSYTLVKSSEAAMLSELRKAYEAKKPIVVTMWNPHWAFADFDIKYLEDPKNSFGDPDNIYTMTSKEFKKTNPQVIKWMNNAQMNDKLISPLLSQVEKSSNPEEAAQKWVKKHKKLIDSWTKK; encoded by the coding sequence ATGAAGAAACTATTTTTAATCAGCATGATTTGTTTTCTTCTAGTTATTACTTCAGCTTGCGGCAACGGTAATGGCGCCTTTAAAGATAAAAAAACCATTACCATCGGCATGAATAACTATACTGAAAACATTGCCTACACGTACGTATGGAAACAGATTTTAGAAGATCGAGGTTATAAGGTTAGAACTGTTTTCTTAGAGAAAGCCGGTGTTTGGGTAGGAACAGCTAATAACGACATTGATATTTCGTTTGCACCATGGCTTCCTACAACAGATGCGCCTTTTTACAAAAAGTATAAAGATCAAGTAAACATTGAAGACCCTTGGCTTAAAAATGCGCGCTTAGGATTTGCGGTTCCCGCCTATATGAAAGACGTGAACACAACAGAAGACCTTGCTAAGGTTGCTTCTGATGTCGATAACAAAGTTATTGGAATTGACCCAGGCTCCAGCATTAACGGATTAGCCGAACAAGCGTTAAAAGATTATAACCTTAAAAGCTATACGCTTGTAAAATCGTCTGAGGCAGCTATGCTAAGTGAACTGCGCAAAGCCTATGAGGCAAAAAAACCAATTGTTGTTACTATGTGGAATCCTCACTGGGCTTTTGCAGACTTTGACATCAAATATTTAGAAGATCCTAAAAACTCGTTTGGAGACCCTGACAACATTTACACAATGACAAGCAAGGAATTTAAAAAGACAAATCCTCAAGTCATAAAATGGATGAATAATGCACAGATGAACGATAAATTAATCAGTCCTCTTCTGTCACAAGTTGAAAAATCTTCAAACCCTGAAGAAGCAGCACAGAAATGGGTAAAAAAACATAAAAAGTTAATCGATAGTTGGACGAAAAAGTAA
- a CDS encoding TetR family transcriptional regulator, with protein sequence MVTSTSEKYDKILQAAIEVISEKGLDKTSISDIVKRAGVAQGTFYLYFRSKNALVPAIAENLLSLSLEKIKERAKTATNFLSTLEVMIDETYKTTDEYRDVLVLCYSGLAFDYSLETWEAIYLPYYNWFEEVLNEAVKKEEVIKHLNVKWTAKTMINLIENAAELFYIGREQDVTLEQSKEELFQFLKRSLVPL encoded by the coding sequence TTGGTTACAAGCACAAGTGAAAAATACGATAAGATTTTACAGGCAGCGATTGAAGTTATATCTGAAAAAGGACTTGATAAAACATCAATTTCAGACATTGTAAAGCGTGCAGGCGTAGCTCAAGGAACTTTTTATCTTTATTTCAGATCCAAAAATGCCCTTGTTCCTGCTATTGCAGAAAACTTACTTTCTTTGTCGCTTGAAAAAATTAAAGAAAGAGCTAAAACAGCAACAAATTTTTTAAGTACATTAGAGGTGATGATTGACGAAACGTATAAAACAACGGATGAATATAGAGATGTTCTTGTTTTATGCTATTCGGGGCTCGCTTTTGACTATTCATTAGAAACATGGGAAGCTATTTATTTACCTTATTACAACTGGTTTGAAGAGGTATTAAATGAGGCAGTGAAAAAAGAAGAAGTCATCAAGCATCTTAACGTTAAATGGACAGCTAAAACGATGATCAATTTGATTGAAAACGCTGCTGAACTTTTTTATATCGGGCGAGAGCAAGATGTCACACTTGAACAATCGAAGGAAGAACTTTTTCAATTCTTAAAGCGTTCTCTTGTGCCATTGTAA